A window from Schistosoma haematobium chromosome 1, whole genome shotgun sequence encodes these proteins:
- the TADA2B_1 gene encoding Transcriptional adapter 2-beta (EggNog:ENOG410VDIK~COG:B): MQRLRERQRRKEIACEHALIPHILAFILNKRVKKRIPVVEKHIRKEYKPARGKHRGRPPSLTNISHNKLNSKITPMKKLSNINESLSKSSSKKPSPSSWLAAPFIVQSSELIKGAPIVVNISSNVVNNQVLTDSKSINPTNIYKVEPTNSLEDFNGFYLNEKLKPFLRYFTGIQGKHFMENLYKEELIKHEIKYLLDLRAKGKTQLMDMEYAAYR; the protein is encoded by the exons ATGCAAAGGTTGCGTGAGCGTCAAAGGCGCAAAGAAATTGCTTGTGAGCATGCTTTGATTCCTCATATTCTAGCATTTATTCTGAACAAACGTGTAAAAAAACGTATCCCTGTAGTAGAAAAACACATTAGAAAAGAATATAAACCTGCCAGAGGTAAACATCGTGGACGTCCGCCATCATTGACAAATATATCACACAACAAATTAAATAGTAAAATAACACCCATGAAAAAACTATCCAACATTAATGAATCTTTGAGTAAAAGTTCATCTAAAAAGCCTTCTCCAAGTAGTTGGCTTGCTGCTCCATTTATTGTTCAGTCATCTGAATTGATAAAAGGTGCACCAATTGTAGTCAATATCTCATCGAATGTTGTAAATAATCAAGTGCTAACCGATTCCAAAAGTATAAATCCAACTAATATCTACAAAGTTGAACCAACAAACTCATTGGAAGATTTCAATGGATT ttatttaaatgaaaaattaaaaccATTTCTAAGATATTTCACTGGTATACAAGGGAAACATTTTATGGAGAATTTGTATa aagaagaattaattaaacatgaaattaaatatttacttgaTTTACGAGCTAAAGGAAAAACACAATTAATGG ATATGGAGTATGCTGCTTATCGATAG
- the TADA2B_1 gene encoding Transcriptional adapter 2-beta, variant 2 (EggNog:ENOG410VDIK~COG:B), whose protein sequence is MFETTVLDSVLEARYICATLHLPQLDDSFLTSLQEMSTIPRENICSNCLKQADVHLICVECDCVQLCVACYCYGAESGIHKKNHGYRVSRLNLLPHSILEGWSSEEELNLLEALEQYGIGNWEDIALKVGTKSSEECMYHYCNRYLGGVFGLELLNDNKYPSRITDHTNHVVLSPMHPPHSSYVDIEDQQLLGYMPNRGDFERDYDNDAESILCRLHPSFSHDDLEDALKVAQVNIYMQRLRERQRRKEIACEHALIPHILAFILNKRVKKRIPVVEKHIRKEYKPARGKHRGRPPSLTNISHNKLNSKITPMKKLSNINESLSKSSSKKPSPSSWLAAPFIVQSSELIKGAPIVVNISSNVVNNQVLTDSKSINPTNIYKVEPTNSLEDFNGFYLNEKLKPFLRYFTGIQGKHFMENLYKEELIKHEIKYLLDLRAKGKTQLMGIKIKFPPLKSSIYHQHHIQRQQNISGQSTEQQTRQLHHNVKKRRKHLNTPWYMKMQRKVKQCK, encoded by the exons ATGTTTGAGACAACCGTATTGGATTCTGTTCTGGAGGCGCGCTATATATGTGCTACGTTACACCTTCCGCAGTTGGATGATTCCTTCCTGACTTCATTGCAAGAG ATGTCCACAATCCCGAGAGAAAACATATGCTCGAACTGTTTGAAACAAGCTGATGTGCATCTTATATGTGTTGAATGTGATTGCGTACAGCTATGTGTTGCT TGCTACTGTTACGGTGCTGAGTCTGGAATACACAAGAAAAATCATGGTTATCGAGTTTCG AGACTAAATTTGCTGCCACACTCTATTCTCGAGGGTTGGAGTTCTGAGGAGGAATTGAATCTTCTTGAAGCATTGGAGCAGTATGGAATTGGAAATTG GGAGGATATAGCTTTAAAAGTGGGAACTAAAAGCTCTGAAGAATGCATGTATCATTACTGTAATCGCTATTTGGGTGGAGTATTTGGCCTGGAGTTGttgaatgataataaatatcCTTCTCGAATTACAGATCACACAAACCACGTAGTGTTATCTCCTATGCACCCACCACACTCATCATATGTTGATATTGAAGATCAACAGCTATTGGGTTACATGCCAAACCGTGGTGACTTTGAACGA GATTATGACAACGATGCTGAGAGCATACTATGTAGATTACATCCCAGTTTTTCTCATGATGACCTAGAGGACG CTTTAAAAGTAGCACAAGTCAATATTTACATGCAAAGGTTGCGTGAGCGTCAAAGGCGCAAAGAAATTGCTTGTGAGCATGCTTTGATTCCTCATATTCTAGCATTTATTCTGAACAAACGTGTAAAAAAACGTATCCCTGTAGTAGAAAAACACATTAGAAAAGAATATAAACCTGCCAGAGGTAAACATCGTGGACGTCCGCCATCATTGACAAATATATCACACAACAAATTAAATAGTAAAATAACACCCATGAAAAAACTATCCAACATTAATGAATCTTTGAGTAAAAGTTCATCTAAAAAGCCTTCTCCAAGTAGTTGGCTTGCTGCTCCATTTATTGTTCAGTCATCTGAATTGATAAAAGGTGCACCAATTGTAGTCAATATCTCATCGAATGTTGTAAATAATCAAGTGCTAACCGATTCCAAAAGTATAAATCCAACTAATATCTACAAAGTTGAACCAACAAACTCATTGGAAGATTTCAATGGATT ttatttaaatgaaaaattaaaaccATTTCTAAGATATTTCACTGGTATACAAGGGAAACATTTTATGGAGAATTTGTATa aagaagaattaattaaacatgaaattaaatatttacttgaTTTACGAGCTAAAGGAAAAACACAATTAATGG GTATAAAAATCAAATTCCCACCATTGAAAAGTTCCATATATCATCAACATCATATACAACGACAACAAAATATCTCTGGTCAAAGTACCGAGCAACAAACACGTCAGTTACATCACAACGTGAAGAAGAGACGTAAACATCTAAATACACCTTGGTATATGAAAATGCAGCGTAAAGTTAAACAATGTAAATAA
- a CDS encoding hypothetical protein (EggNog:ENOG410VEF1~COG:T), producing MELDISHVMRWFFLYFTTLGSFLPNHVSTKSLPLYSYDNSMLVLLHPFDPKLLKPFDALAEYSRVSVYEMLRYLDQKRLSGNPLYNNSACVVDVTSIVYGIIRSDKEAVKWLDAAGKIVPGVSGGGINWVGSMELCRNITDFSYGLSQHVQGKYCSAYVKLPSAEDLPEKVSFELNYGVCIPHSCTKDDLIWLLDMVLSKVNLSIDKSTSFCHADFGELPKDGWFWVAMSLLVVMIFLLISGTVVDLVLWCRLNYRICEFSYDRLINVSMPTEASTTSEAIVNCGGTTEEENTIGQTTSAHLSTDKLSYFEHRANILSNTNPCIKYIANYSVPYNTWHLWHSKPNQVPNKSGQHCSHPLLCLDGIRFLTMNWIIYGHCIAFSMFVANLS from the exons ATGGAACTTGACATTTCTCACGTTATGAGGTGGTTCTTCTTGTATTTCACTACCTTAGGATCATTTTTACCCAATCATGTATCCACCAAAAGTCTACCCCTCTATTCTTATGATAATTCTATGCTTGTTCTCCTTCATCCGTTTGATCCGAAACTCCTAAAACCATTTGATGCTCTAGCTGAATATTCTCGGGTTTCAGTGTACGAGATGCTTAGGTACTTAGATCAGAAGAGGTTAAGTGGTAATCCATTGTATAACAACTCTGCATGCGTCGTCGATGTGACCTCGATTGTTTATGGAATCATTCGATCAGACAAGGAGGCAGTGAAAT GGTTGGATGCTGCAGGCAAGATTGTTCCTGGTGTATCTGGTGGTGGTATCAACTGGGTGGGAAGCATGGAATTGTGTCGAAATATCACAGATTTCAGCTACGGTTTATCACAGCATGTTCAAGGAAAGTATTGCTCTGCATATGTGAAACTTCCTTCAGCGGAAGATCTTCCTGAAAAAGTG TCATTCGAACTGAATTATGGAGTGTGCATTCCTCATTCTTGTACGAAGGATGACTTGATTTGGCTACTAGATATGG TGCTTTCCAAGGTAAATTTATCCATAGATAAGTCCACAAGCTTCTGTCATGCAGATTTTGGAGAACTACCTAAAGACGGTTGGTTTTGGGTAGCAAT GTCTTTGCTAGTTGTTATGATCTTTCTTCTGATAAGTGGAACAGTTGTGGATTTAGTCCTGTGGTGTAGATTAAATTATCGTATTTGTGAATTTTCGTACGACAGACTGATAAATGTCAGTATGCCAACAGAAGCATCTACTACCAGTGAAGCTATCGTTAATTGTGGAGGGACCACTGAGGAAGAAAACACAATTGGACAGACTACATCTGCCCATCTTAGCACAGATAAGCTATCATATTTTGAACATCGAGCAA ATATTTTGTCAAATACAAATCCATGTATTAAATACATTGCGAATTATTCCGTTCCTTATAACACGTGGCATCTTTGGCACTCCAAGCCAAATCAAGTTCCAAATAAGTCAGGTCAGCACTGCAGTCATCCCTTATTGTGCTTGGATGGGATCCGATTTTTAACCATGAATTGGATAATTTATGGACATTGTATAGCATTCAGCATGTTTGTTGCGA ATCTTTCTTAA